Proteins found in one Sporosarcina sp. FSL K6-3457 genomic segment:
- the recJ gene encoding single-stranded-DNA-specific exonuclease RecJ, with product MIESMKRWTVQRPDEQIVNLLTTELGLSSVQAKILASRGLTNPEEAKAFLHMDASAMHDPYLLYEMDKAVELITKAIAADKKIAVYGDYDGDGVTSVTVLMTALERLGADAVFAIPNRFTHGYGPNRDLFLELYEQGMSLIVTVDNGISGIDEIAYAKTLGLDVIVTDHHEIGSVMPPADAIVHPRHPEGDYPFGDLAGVGVAFKLACALLGEVPQDLFELVAIGTVADLVSLRGENRYFVKEGIKQMRVSKRPAIQALARIAGTEQAVLSEESIGFMIGPRLNAAGRLGDASPAVHLLKTEDTVLATSLAKELDTLNKERQAIVAAISQEAEDFIVKTYGNNIPYVFVIAAEGWNAGVVGIVASRITEKYYRPTIVLSIDAEKGIAKGSARSIAGFDMFAELSKNKDILPHFGGHQMAAGMSLAISDVDVLRDQLNAQAAQVLTGDSLSPEIVIDVPLSIDEIDVGVLESLELLRPFGMDFQKPLYVLEDLSAVTVRKIGAAKNHMKLELAAGEHSLDAIGFSLGHIADDITPGIKLSVVGDLQVNEWNGNKKPQLLISDIRSDDWQLFDLRGIREPARWLPTIPVEHTLFVAFHEQTVMYFQSSLQGIAIHLAGQGQVAEADNLVLLDIPDDAKHLEELVVGLHPKRVYAHFYAADSKYFDGLPARDQFGWYYSFLKKRGQFDMAKNGEQLTAHKAWKKDTVYFMSQVFSELGFVKIENGLVSVMETVGKRDLSEAPSYQERERQMELEKVLLYAPYMELKQWFEDVRNGTSNGEE from the coding sequence TTGATTGAATCAATGAAAAGATGGACAGTGCAGCGGCCGGACGAACAAATTGTTAACTTGTTGACAACGGAACTCGGCCTGTCGTCAGTCCAAGCAAAAATATTGGCTTCAAGAGGGCTAACGAATCCAGAGGAAGCAAAAGCTTTTTTACATATGGATGCATCAGCTATGCATGATCCTTATTTACTTTATGAAATGGATAAGGCGGTTGAGCTCATTACAAAAGCTATCGCTGCCGATAAAAAAATCGCGGTTTATGGAGATTACGATGGCGATGGCGTGACCAGTGTTACGGTTCTCATGACAGCACTTGAGCGGCTAGGAGCGGATGCTGTATTCGCGATTCCTAACCGCTTTACGCATGGCTATGGTCCGAATAGAGATTTATTTCTAGAGCTCTATGAACAAGGCATGTCACTCATTGTGACCGTCGATAATGGCATTTCGGGGATTGACGAAATTGCTTATGCCAAAACACTTGGATTAGATGTCATTGTGACAGACCATCACGAAATCGGCAGTGTCATGCCACCAGCAGATGCCATCGTCCACCCGCGTCATCCAGAGGGGGATTATCCTTTTGGCGACCTAGCGGGTGTTGGTGTGGCATTCAAGCTTGCCTGTGCGTTACTTGGTGAAGTTCCACAAGACTTATTTGAACTTGTGGCCATCGGTACAGTCGCGGATCTTGTGTCATTGCGTGGGGAAAATCGTTATTTTGTTAAAGAAGGCATTAAGCAAATGCGTGTTTCGAAGCGTCCCGCGATACAAGCACTCGCACGCATCGCAGGTACTGAGCAAGCCGTACTATCGGAGGAGTCAATTGGATTTATGATTGGGCCTCGTTTGAATGCGGCTGGGCGTCTAGGTGATGCCTCTCCAGCCGTTCATTTGCTGAAAACGGAAGATACGGTACTAGCGACATCATTGGCGAAAGAGCTAGATACGTTGAATAAAGAAAGGCAAGCGATTGTAGCGGCTATTAGTCAGGAAGCAGAAGATTTCATTGTGAAAACGTATGGTAATAATATTCCTTATGTCTTCGTTATTGCCGCAGAGGGTTGGAATGCTGGGGTTGTCGGCATCGTTGCCTCGCGCATTACTGAGAAATACTACCGTCCGACGATTGTGTTATCGATTGATGCGGAAAAAGGGATTGCGAAAGGGTCTGCTAGAAGTATTGCAGGCTTCGATATGTTTGCGGAGTTATCGAAGAACAAAGACATCCTGCCACACTTTGGGGGTCACCAAATGGCTGCAGGGATGTCTCTTGCAATTTCGGATGTGGATGTGTTGCGCGATCAATTAAATGCGCAAGCGGCACAAGTATTGACGGGGGATAGTTTGTCTCCCGAGATTGTGATCGATGTACCGTTATCGATTGACGAGATTGATGTAGGAGTTTTAGAGTCACTGGAGCTGTTACGCCCCTTCGGCATGGATTTTCAAAAACCGTTGTACGTACTGGAAGATTTATCGGCAGTGACAGTTCGAAAAATTGGTGCAGCAAAAAATCATATGAAATTGGAATTGGCCGCTGGTGAGCATTCGTTGGACGCGATTGGTTTCAGCTTAGGGCATATCGCTGATGACATTACGCCAGGCATCAAATTATCCGTTGTAGGCGATTTGCAAGTCAATGAATGGAATGGCAATAAAAAGCCGCAATTACTCATTAGTGATATTCGGTCTGACGATTGGCAGTTATTCGACTTGCGAGGTATTCGTGAACCGGCGAGATGGTTGCCAACCATTCCAGTGGAACATACGTTATTTGTAGCCTTTCATGAACAAACGGTGATGTATTTCCAATCATCCTTACAAGGGATTGCGATTCACCTTGCCGGGCAGGGACAGGTAGCAGAGGCCGATAATCTTGTTTTGCTGGATATACCAGATGACGCCAAGCATTTGGAGGAACTTGTTGTAGGGCTTCATCCGAAGCGAGTGTATGCGCACTTCTATGCCGCAGATTCGAAGTATTTTGATGGCTTACCAGCTCGCGATCAGTTTGGCTGGTACTATAGCTTCTTGAAAAAACGTGGACAATTTGATATGGCGAAAAATGGAGAGCAGTTGACGGCCCATAAAGCATGGAAAAAGGATACGGTTTATTTCATGTCACAGGTGTTTTCTGAGCTTGGGTTTGTTAAGATAGAAAATGGTCTTGTTTCTGTTATGGAGACAGTGGGTAAACGGGATCTTTCTGAAGCGCCCTCTTATCAGGAGCGTGAGCGGCAGATGGAACTTGAAAAAGTATTGCTCTATGCGCCATATATGGAATTGAAACAATGGTTTGAAGATGTTAGAAATGGAACTAGCAACGGGGAGGAATAA
- a CDS encoding LapA family protein: MKFQWSLLLGLLFAIIISLFAIFNIDAVRVNYIFGTAELPLVLVILFSALLGAAVSGFVAMFRTVQSNHRLKELQKEITLKEQTIASQQNEIAELQKHPKAPVVEVEKVVEPITD, from the coding sequence ATGAAGTTTCAATGGAGTTTGCTGTTAGGACTGTTATTTGCAATTATTATCTCTCTCTTTGCCATCTTCAATATTGATGCTGTACGAGTGAATTATATTTTCGGTACAGCAGAGTTGCCACTCGTTCTTGTCATTTTATTTTCGGCCCTTCTTGGAGCAGCAGTGAGTGGTTTTGTCGCAATGTTCCGTACGGTGCAGTCCAATCATCGCCTGAAAGAATTGCAGAAAGAAATTACGCTGAAAGAGCAGACAATTGCGTCGCAGCAAAATGAAATTGCAGAGTTACAGAAGCATCCGAAGGCCCCGGTAGTAGAAGTAGAAAAAGTTGTCGAACCGATAACTGACTAA
- the secDF gene encoding protein translocase subunit SecDF: protein MKRRGRIIAFLLLLVLFAGTMGTTTSPILNNVKLGLDLQGGFEVLYEVQELKGGTKITESVVADTADALGSRVDVLGVSEPNIQVESNNRIRVQLAGVEDQDKARELLSTQADLTFRDVDDKLLLSGDDLKEGKATGGFGEYNNPVVTLEMKDANKFGEVTTEIKAKPPGQNLLVIWLDFVEGEDSYATEILKPEKDRKIVSAPQVTKTIASSNVQIDGSFTTKETKELAGILNAGALPVHLEEVYSTSVGAQFGEQALSKTIFAGIIGIALIFVFMIAYYRLPGLVAVITLSIYIYIILLVFTLINGVLTLPGIAALMLGVGMAVDANILTYERIREELRVGKSIQTSFSAGAKSAFTAILDANITTMIAAVVLFIFGTSSVKGFAVVLIISILASFLTAVWGSRLLLGLLVNSGLLDGKTGLFGISKNRIHPAEEKVETLELTTKFDRLDFVGTRKKFYTISAILLTTGIIVLGIFKLNLGIDFAGGTRVEVVSNDSITTAEVSDYLDKIGHPSTDIIISGDTKNIGVVRYKEEFKQEEVSQLKADLAAEFGAEANVSTVSNTVGKELAKNAMYALLYAALGIVIYVAFRFEWRMGVASIIGLLHDAFFMVAVFSILRLEVDVTFIAAVLTIVGYSINDTIVTFDRIRENISHRKHIATEGELADIVNKSLRQTLGRSVNTVLTVILVVAALALLGAESIRPFSIALLIGLFAGTYSSIFISAQIWFDLKKRELKEKGPIKADEQKKQWGSDEPVV from the coding sequence ATGAAAAGAAGAGGACGGATCATTGCGTTCCTATTACTGCTTGTCTTGTTCGCTGGGACGATGGGAACGACTACTAGTCCGATATTGAACAATGTTAAACTTGGCCTTGATTTACAAGGGGGCTTTGAAGTTCTGTATGAAGTTCAAGAATTAAAAGGCGGTACAAAAATAACGGAATCAGTTGTTGCAGATACAGCGGATGCACTGGGAAGCCGAGTGGACGTTCTCGGTGTTAGTGAGCCAAATATTCAAGTTGAATCCAATAACCGGATTCGGGTACAGCTTGCAGGTGTAGAGGACCAAGACAAAGCCCGTGAACTGTTATCGACGCAGGCAGATTTAACATTCAGGGATGTTGATGACAAGCTCCTATTAAGTGGAGATGATTTGAAAGAAGGTAAAGCGACGGGAGGCTTTGGTGAATATAATAATCCTGTCGTGACGCTTGAAATGAAAGATGCAAATAAATTCGGTGAGGTTACGACTGAAATTAAGGCTAAACCGCCTGGTCAGAACTTACTCGTTATTTGGCTCGATTTTGTTGAAGGTGAAGATTCTTATGCAACAGAAATTTTAAAGCCCGAAAAGGATCGTAAAATTGTTTCAGCTCCTCAAGTGACGAAAACAATCGCTTCTTCTAATGTGCAGATTGATGGGTCATTTACGACGAAAGAGACGAAAGAACTTGCGGGTATTTTGAACGCCGGTGCACTGCCTGTCCACCTGGAAGAAGTCTATTCAACTTCAGTCGGGGCACAGTTTGGTGAGCAGGCACTGAGCAAGACGATATTTGCAGGAATTATTGGTATTGCGCTTATTTTTGTCTTTATGATTGCTTACTACCGTCTACCAGGTCTGGTGGCAGTTATTACATTGTCAATTTATATTTACATCATTTTACTCGTCTTCACGCTCATCAATGGTGTGCTGACGCTACCAGGTATCGCAGCTCTAATGCTCGGGGTCGGTATGGCCGTCGATGCCAATATCTTGACGTACGAACGAATTCGTGAAGAATTACGTGTAGGTAAATCAATCCAAACCTCATTTTCAGCAGGGGCAAAATCTGCATTCACAGCTATTTTGGATGCTAATATTACGACAATGATTGCAGCAGTTGTACTCTTTATATTTGGGACAAGCTCGGTCAAAGGGTTTGCGGTCGTGTTGATTATTAGTATTCTAGCCAGCTTCTTGACGGCTGTCTGGGGATCGCGCTTATTGCTAGGTCTTCTTGTCAACAGTGGCCTACTAGATGGCAAAACAGGACTATTCGGTATTTCGAAAAACAGAATTCATCCTGCAGAAGAGAAAGTAGAAACATTGGAGTTAACAACGAAATTCGACCGTTTGGATTTTGTGGGTACGCGTAAGAAATTTTACACCATCTCAGCGATTTTGTTGACAACAGGCATTATTGTGCTTGGTATCTTCAAATTGAATCTAGGGATTGACTTCGCAGGTGGTACGCGTGTTGAAGTAGTGTCGAACGACTCTATAACAACAGCTGAGGTTTCTGATTATCTTGATAAAATCGGACATCCCTCTACTGATATTATTATTTCAGGAGATACGAAAAATATTGGTGTTGTTCGTTATAAAGAAGAATTTAAACAGGAAGAGGTTAGCCAGTTGAAGGCTGATTTAGCAGCTGAGTTTGGTGCTGAAGCGAATGTTTCAACAGTATCCAATACAGTTGGTAAAGAGCTTGCGAAAAACGCAATGTATGCACTGTTATATGCAGCTTTAGGCATTGTCATATACGTCGCCTTCCGTTTTGAGTGGCGTATGGGCGTAGCATCCATTATTGGGCTATTGCATGATGCATTTTTCATGGTTGCCGTCTTTAGTATTTTACGACTTGAAGTCGATGTGACATTCATCGCGGCAGTCTTGACAATTGTCGGGTATTCCATCAATGATACGATTGTTACGTTTGACCGGATACGGGAAAATATTAGCCATCGTAAGCATATTGCAACAGAGGGAGAGCTAGCGGATATCGTCAACAAGTCATTGCGTCAAACACTTGGACGCTCTGTCAATACAGTGCTGACTGTTATTCTTGTAGTTGCAGCATTAGCACTTTTAGGTGCAGAATCGATTCGTCCATTCTCGATTGCACTTCTTATTGGATTGTTTGCGGGAACATATTCTTCAATCTTCATCTCAGCTCAAATTTGGTTTGATCTGAAGAAACGTGAATTGAAAGAAAAAGGTCCTATTAAAGCAGATGAGCAGAAGAAACAATGGGGTTCAGACGAGCCTGTCGTATAA
- a CDS encoding post-transcriptional regulator yields MVRQFEQLYTHMLPAIDSKKNEFHLYGYPTVTNEAIWTYCVQKKWRKKDILAMRMHEMAHDILHVSSAEFMTFTQIEEQRSSDWFSAINSEELQILLAPVQSKVVIQK; encoded by the coding sequence ATGGTCCGACAATTTGAACAATTGTACACCCACATGTTGCCCGCGATTGACAGCAAAAAGAACGAGTTTCATCTCTACGGCTACCCAACGGTCACTAATGAAGCGATTTGGACATATTGTGTTCAAAAGAAATGGCGCAAAAAAGATATTCTTGCGATGCGAATGCATGAAATGGCTCATGATATCTTGCATGTGTCATCTGCTGAGTTTATGACATTCACCCAAATTGAAGAACAAAGAAGTTCCGATTGGTTCTCAGCTATTAATAGTGAAGAATTACAAATTTTACTGGCACCCGTTCAATCAAAAGTAGTCATTCAAAAGTAG
- a CDS encoding putative polysaccharide biosynthesis protein — protein sequence MSSFIRGTVVLMVAVFLSKLLGFVFRIQFMRIAGEEAVGIYMTAYPAFIFFLSLVQLGVPIAIAKVIAELDAKGQTVKLPAVMKTATFITILTSAVFIPASILFVPYLSETLLGNAASSTTLYVGIAIVPVAAIGGLIRGYFQGIARIEETAWSQIIEQFVRIILITWLLPSLLINGNTAMNAAYAMGITLLAELFSLLYLLLKYQQRKRRIPKEQQVKRYPMEPLLAIALPSSGSRLFGTFTWFLEPIIFLRALAMSGVTAVAATSLYGIISGVLIPLLLFPSFIPYALSVVLVPAVSGAAASTNKGKLQERIHLSLRLSALTGAFAAAVFYVHGQALAEKLFHVTEGASFMTLLAPIFFFYYIQSPLYSILQATGDAKAGMMNSVYGGIAKLGVMFILASQPGLQVTGAVLAIGFGVLITSFLHIATLRKNKATATGFTMFAMPYASFIMTAIMRPIFIPIGDFGLITECIITTLFLFVILMLTGQVKKNDLLQFKKLVKRH from the coding sequence TTGTCTTCATTTATCCGCGGGACAGTCGTTCTGATGGTCGCTGTCTTCCTGTCCAAGCTTTTAGGATTCGTCTTCCGGATTCAATTCATGAGGATTGCTGGTGAAGAAGCCGTTGGTATTTATATGACCGCATACCCCGCTTTCATTTTTTTCCTGTCACTCGTCCAACTCGGCGTTCCAATTGCCATTGCAAAAGTCATCGCCGAGCTTGATGCCAAAGGGCAAACAGTCAAGCTACCTGCTGTCATGAAAACGGCAACCTTCATCACCATCTTAACAAGTGCGGTTTTCATCCCCGCCTCCATTTTGTTCGTCCCTTACTTATCAGAGACCTTGCTCGGCAACGCGGCCTCCTCGACGACATTGTATGTAGGGATTGCAATTGTGCCTGTTGCTGCAATCGGCGGGTTAATTCGCGGGTATTTTCAAGGGATTGCCCGCATTGAAGAAACAGCTTGGTCACAAATCATTGAACAATTTGTACGAATTATACTCATTACATGGCTGTTACCCTCTCTTTTAATAAATGGCAATACCGCCATGAATGCCGCCTATGCAATGGGCATCACGTTGCTGGCAGAACTCTTTTCTTTACTCTACTTATTACTCAAATACCAACAGCGAAAAAGACGTATTCCGAAAGAGCAACAGGTCAAGCGCTATCCAATGGAACCGCTACTCGCCATTGCACTCCCTTCTTCTGGTAGCCGACTATTCGGAACGTTTACATGGTTTTTAGAACCGATTATCTTTTTACGTGCTTTAGCTATGTCAGGGGTTACTGCTGTCGCCGCTACGTCCCTTTACGGCATCATATCCGGCGTACTCATACCGTTACTACTGTTCCCCTCCTTTATTCCTTACGCTTTGTCCGTCGTCCTTGTACCTGCCGTCAGTGGTGCAGCAGCTTCGACAAACAAAGGGAAATTACAGGAACGGATTCACTTATCCCTTCGATTGTCAGCCTTGACAGGGGCTTTTGCAGCGGCGGTTTTCTATGTTCACGGACAGGCACTGGCAGAAAAACTGTTTCATGTGACAGAAGGGGCATCCTTTATGACGTTACTCGCCCCTATTTTTTTCTTTTATTACATCCAAAGTCCACTCTATTCAATTTTACAGGCAACAGGGGATGCAAAAGCAGGGATGATGAACTCCGTATATGGCGGCATTGCGAAGCTCGGTGTTATGTTCATCCTCGCTTCGCAGCCAGGTCTACAAGTGACAGGTGCTGTCTTAGCCATTGGTTTCGGTGTACTCATTACATCCTTTCTCCATATCGCAACATTGCGTAAAAACAAAGCGACTGCGACGGGTTTCACTATGTTTGCCATGCCCTATGCTTCCTTCATCATGACCGCCATTATGCGCCCGATTTTCATTCCAATTGGTGATTTTGGCTTAATCACAGAATGTATCATTACAACTCTATTCCTATTTGTCATTCTCATGCTGACAGGGCAAGTGAAGAAAAATGATTTACTGCAATTCAAAAAGCTAGTGAAGCGTCATTGA
- a CDS encoding DUF421 domain-containing protein, with amino-acid sequence MHDLLIIGFRTVFLYILIVIILRIMGKREVGELGVIDIVVFVIMAEVAAFALDSPDQKLLQSIVPMLILLGIQLLSSFISLKSKRFRDTVDGEPTIIIRHGQIMEHEMRKQRYNLDDLFQQLREQQIGSVHEVSFAYLEPSGNLSVFKHDAVQPVFALISDGVIQHKHLALTGQTEEWLEKELKNQGINEIQQIFYCTFENGELKYQLKEKFQ; translated from the coding sequence ATGCACGACTTATTGATCATTGGTTTTCGGACAGTTTTCTTATATATCCTCATCGTTATTATTTTGCGCATCATGGGGAAACGAGAAGTTGGCGAGCTTGGGGTTATCGATATTGTTGTTTTTGTCATTATGGCTGAAGTGGCAGCATTTGCACTCGATTCTCCTGACCAAAAGCTACTGCAATCCATTGTGCCGATGCTTATTTTATTGGGGATTCAATTACTATCCTCTTTTATTTCATTAAAAAGTAAAAGGTTTAGAGATACTGTAGATGGTGAGCCGACGATTATTATTCGGCATGGTCAAATAATGGAACATGAAATGCGAAAACAGCGGTATAATTTGGATGATTTATTTCAACAGCTACGTGAACAACAAATTGGCTCGGTGCATGAAGTCTCTTTTGCTTATTTGGAACCGTCGGGGAACTTATCCGTATTCAAACATGATGCTGTTCAGCCTGTCTTTGCGCTTATTTCTGATGGGGTTATTCAACATAAGCATCTAGCGCTAACCGGCCAAACAGAAGAATGGCTTGAAAAGGAACTAAAAAACCAAGGGATTAATGAGATACAACAGATTTTCTACTGTACATTTGAGAATGGAGAGTTGAAATATCAACTAAAAGAGAAATTTCAATGA
- the yajC gene encoding preprotein translocase subunit YajC, which produces MEGLAGLLPFVAMFAVMWFLLIRPAQKRQKATKQMQSDLKRGDHVITIGGIHGTIDAVDDSSVFLKVAEGTTLQFDRQAVGRVTESKAGL; this is translated from the coding sequence ATGGAAGGTTTAGCTGGATTATTGCCGTTCGTGGCGATGTTCGCAGTGATGTGGTTTTTGTTAATCAGGCCGGCGCAAAAGAGACAGAAAGCGACGAAGCAGATGCAAAGCGATTTGAAACGCGGAGATCATGTCATTACAATTGGTGGAATACACGGAACAATCGATGCGGTTGACGACTCGTCGGTATTCCTTAAAGTTGCTGAAGGCACAACATTGCAATTCGATAGACAAGCAGTCGGACGTGTAACAGAATCTAAAGCAGGTCTATAA